One genomic segment of Bacteroides caccae includes these proteins:
- a CDS encoding DUF4248 domain-containing protein, with protein MRRILAFAELAVMYFPGCTTSKNAVRCLSRWIKGCNPLVKELMPTGYLPYNHRYLTMKQYKIITKHLGDPYED; from the coding sequence ATGAGAAGAATCTTAGCTTTTGCCGAACTTGCCGTGATGTACTTCCCCGGGTGTACTACCAGCAAGAACGCGGTACGTTGTCTCAGCCGATGGATTAAAGGTTGTAACCCGTTGGTCAAAGAACTTATGCCGACAGGGTATCTGCCCTACAATCATCGCTATCTGACGATGAAACAGTATAAGATTATAACAAAACATCTAGGTGATCCTTATGAGGATTAG
- a CDS encoding HNH endonuclease family protein, translating to METTLHTEWTVEDICKGFTYNELEGKGLFGLDGRLTIQPEYQRHYIYNDGKRDVAVIESLLKGYPIGLIYFNRTVDGRFEVLDGQQRITSIGRFITGKFAIKNEADNVQYFSGLPEEQQQKIMQSSLLVYECEGEEKEIKEWFKTINIVGIPLKEQELLNAIYSGEFVNAAKRVFSNSQNAEIQKWNHYIKGDVKRQDYLAEALRWICDSKGMSIDAYMSIHRHEPSTGELEGYFRSVIDWVSTTFTMVERDMCGLEWGRLYETYHTTPYSTVHVTERVKALQADESVRCPRNIYEYVLGGEEDKKLLDVRIFEESTKRAAYKRQTEAAEKQGISNCPLCALGNNANKTRIYKLSEMDADHVTAWSKGGATSMENCEMLCKTHNRSKGNR from the coding sequence ATGGAGACAACATTGCATACAGAATGGACTGTCGAAGACATCTGTAAAGGATTTACCTACAACGAATTGGAAGGTAAAGGTCTGTTTGGATTGGACGGGCGGCTCACTATCCAACCCGAGTATCAACGCCATTACATCTACAATGATGGGAAACGTGATGTAGCGGTAATAGAATCCCTGCTAAAAGGCTATCCCATCGGACTAATCTATTTCAACCGGACTGTGGACGGACGATTTGAAGTACTTGACGGGCAGCAACGCATCACTTCCATCGGCCGGTTCATCACAGGCAAATTCGCCATCAAGAATGAAGCGGATAACGTGCAGTATTTCTCGGGATTGCCCGAAGAACAGCAACAAAAGATTATGCAATCCTCTCTGCTGGTATATGAATGCGAGGGTGAAGAAAAGGAAATAAAAGAGTGGTTTAAGACTATCAATATTGTGGGCATTCCGCTCAAGGAGCAGGAATTGCTCAATGCCATCTATTCGGGCGAGTTCGTAAATGCAGCCAAGCGGGTGTTCAGTAATTCCCAAAATGCGGAAATACAGAAATGGAATCATTATATCAAGGGAGATGTGAAACGGCAGGATTATCTGGCGGAAGCCCTCCGGTGGATTTGCGACAGTAAGGGGATGAGCATCGACGCCTATATGAGCATACACCGTCACGAGCCTTCCACGGGAGAATTGGAAGGTTATTTCCGTTCTGTGATTGACTGGGTATCAACTACCTTTACTATGGTAGAGCGTGACATGTGCGGTTTGGAATGGGGACGGCTGTATGAAACGTACCATACCACCCCTTATAGCACCGTCCATGTTACAGAACGGGTAAAAGCCTTGCAAGCGGATGAAAGTGTGCGGTGTCCCAGAAATATTTACGAATATGTACTGGGTGGAGAAGAGGATAAGAAACTGCTTGACGTCCGAATCTTTGAAGAATCAACCAAGCGGGCTGCTTACAAGCGTCAGACCGAAGCGGCTGAGAAACAAGGAATTTCTAATTGTCCGCTCTGTGCGTTGGGGAATAATGCCAACAAAACCCGTATTTACAAACTTTCAGAAATGGATGCCGACCATGTGACTGCATGGAGCAAGGGAGGGGCAACCAGCATGGAAAATTGTGAGATGCTTTGTAAAACCCATAACCGTTCAAAGGGAAATCGGTAA
- the dprA gene encoding DNA-processing protein DprA yields MNSSEEEQIYSIALTMVPGIGHIGAKHLMDEAGSAGFIFHNREALLECVSGISRRVVNALDCPQAIDRAKQEFDFVQKNNIRCLTITDEEYPSRLRECEDAPVVLFFKGNTDLNALRVVNMVGTRHATDYGTRICASFLHDLKVLCPDILVVSGLAYGIDINAHRAALANQLSTVGVLAHGLDRIYPYVHRKTAIDMLDNGGLLTEFLTGTNPDRHNFVSRNRIVAGMCDATIVIESAEKGGSLITAELAEGYHRDCFAFPGRLNDEYSKGCNQLIRDNKASLLLSAEDFVSAMGWDIAAHPAKVENVQRSLFLDLSEDEQKVVDILEKQGDLQINTLVVEADIPVQKMNAILFELEMKGVIRVLVGGMYQLLA; encoded by the coding sequence ATGAATAGCTCCGAAGAAGAACAAATTTATAGTATTGCTTTGACAATGGTGCCTGGTATCGGGCATATTGGAGCGAAACATTTGATGGACGAGGCGGGAAGTGCCGGGTTCATATTCCATAATCGCGAGGCACTTCTTGAATGTGTTTCGGGAATAAGTCGGCGTGTAGTGAATGCGTTGGATTGCCCGCAAGCCATTGACCGTGCGAAGCAGGAATTTGATTTTGTTCAGAAGAATAATATTCGTTGCCTGACCATAACCGACGAGGAGTATCCTTCCCGATTGAGAGAGTGTGAGGATGCTCCCGTTGTTCTTTTCTTCAAAGGAAATACAGATTTGAATGCCCTCCGTGTCGTTAATATGGTAGGTACTCGTCATGCCACTGATTATGGAACCCGTATCTGTGCTTCTTTTTTGCACGATCTGAAAGTACTGTGCCCTGATATCTTGGTAGTCAGTGGCTTGGCTTATGGAATCGATATAAACGCTCATCGTGCAGCATTAGCCAATCAGCTTTCTACGGTAGGAGTTCTTGCCCATGGCTTGGATCGCATCTATCCCTATGTGCATCGAAAGACAGCTATTGATATGCTTGATAATGGTGGGCTGTTAACTGAATTCTTGACCGGAACGAATCCCGACCGCCATAACTTTGTCAGCCGCAACCGTATCGTTGCCGGTATGTGTGACGCTACAATTGTTATTGAGTCTGCCGAGAAGGGTGGTTCGTTAATCACTGCCGAACTTGCCGAAGGCTATCACCGGGACTGCTTTGCTTTCCCGGGACGCCTGAATGATGAATATTCCAAAGGCTGTAACCAACTGATTCGGGATAATAAGGCTTCTTTACTTCTTTCGGCAGAAGATTTTGTATCGGCAATGGGTTGGGATATTGCTGCTCATCCGGCGAAAGTGGAAAATGTGCAACGCAGTCTTTTCCTTGACTTATCCGAGGACGAGCAAAAGGTGGTTGATATTCTGGAGAAACAAGGAGATTTACAGATTAATACATTAGTTGTTGAAGCAGATATTCCTGTACAGAAAATGAATGCAATTCTTTTCGAACTTGAAATGAAAGGTGTAATTCGTGTATTGGTGGGAGGAATGTATCAATTATTAGCTTAG
- the dusB gene encoding tRNA dihydrouridine synthase DusB translates to MKINHIDLGKHPILLAPMEDVTDPAFRLMCKKFGADMVYTEFVSSDALIRAVSKTAQKLNISDEERPVAIQIYGKDTETMVEAAKIVEQAQPDILDINFGCPVKRVAGKGAGAGMLQNIPQMLEITRAVVDAVKIPVTVKTRLGWDANNKIIVELAEQLQDCGIAALTIHGRTRAQMYTGEADWTLIGEVKNNPRMHIPIIGNGDVTTPQRCKECFDRYGVDAVMIGRASFGRPWIFKEMKHYLETGEELPPLSFEWCMEVLRQEVIDSVNLLDERKGILHVRRHLAASPLFKGIPNFRDTRIAMLRAETKEELFQIFNEILTNRESSPKN, encoded by the coding sequence ATGAAGATTAACCATATAGACTTGGGAAAACATCCTATCCTGCTTGCTCCCATGGAAGACGTGACCGACCCGGCTTTCCGCCTGATGTGCAAAAAGTTCGGAGCGGACATGGTATATACTGAATTTGTATCGAGTGACGCACTGATACGTGCTGTCAGCAAGACAGCGCAGAAGTTAAACATCAGTGATGAAGAACGTCCCGTCGCTATTCAGATATACGGCAAAGATACGGAAACCATGGTGGAAGCCGCAAAGATTGTGGAACAGGCACAGCCTGATATTTTGGATATTAACTTCGGATGCCCGGTGAAAAGAGTGGCCGGAAAGGGTGCCGGAGCAGGAATGTTGCAGAATATCCCTCAAATGCTGGAAATTACCCGTGCTGTAGTGGATGCGGTAAAAATCCCCGTAACGGTGAAAACCCGTCTGGGGTGGGACGCCAACAACAAAATTATCGTAGAGCTGGCAGAACAGTTACAGGATTGCGGTATTGCCGCATTAACCATACACGGTCGTACCCGTGCACAAATGTACACCGGAGAAGCAGACTGGACGCTGATAGGAGAAGTAAAAAATAATCCGCGGATGCATATCCCGATCATCGGCAACGGGGATGTGACAACGCCTCAACGCTGCAAGGAGTGTTTCGACCGTTATGGAGTGGACGCTGTTATGATAGGCCGTGCCAGCTTCGGCCGTCCATGGATATTTAAAGAGATGAAGCATTATCTGGAGACAGGCGAGGAACTGCCGCCACTAAGTTTTGAATGGTGCATGGAAGTCCTCCGCCAGGAAGTGATTGACAGTGTAAACTTACTCGACGAACGCAAAGGTATCTTGCACGTACGCCGTCACTTGGCTGCAAGCCCGTTATTCAAAGGAATCCCTAATTTCCGTGACACCCGCATCGCTATGTTACGTGCCGAGACCAAAGAGGAGCTGTTTCAGATATTTAATGAAATACTCACCAACAGAGAAAGTAGCCCGAAAAATTAA
- a CDS encoding tyrosine-type recombinase/integrase → MNNKKTFHEVSEIWCDAKRPIVKHSTLCAYQLTLQTHLLPRFGAAENITEKDVQQFVIDKCTSGLARKTVRDIVAVLKSVIKYGNKHGIFHFEEWEIEYPTQTENKLPPTLSLNHQRILMRHLLEQPTPQNIGVLLALCTGMRIGEVCALKWEDVDFAQKTVIVQHTVGRIYNCELKSTERVHSSPKTKNSCREIPISKQLFQALKMVRKQSQSPYVVGTSIQSKEPRSYRDYFGRLLKRLDIPHLVFHGLRHTFATRCIESQCDYKTVSVILGHSNVATTLNLYVHPNLNQKKRCIDRMSNFLGIT, encoded by the coding sequence ATGAACAATAAAAAAACATTTCACGAAGTTTCCGAGATTTGGTGTGATGCAAAACGTCCGATAGTGAAGCATTCCACCCTATGTGCTTATCAGCTTACGTTACAGACACACCTATTGCCACGATTTGGCGCTGCGGAAAATATAACAGAGAAGGATGTCCAGCAGTTTGTGATAGACAAATGTACTTCCGGATTAGCAAGAAAAACAGTTCGGGATATAGTGGCAGTGCTCAAATCTGTTATCAAATATGGGAATAAGCATGGGATTTTCCATTTTGAAGAATGGGAAATCGAATATCCTACCCAAACAGAAAACAAACTGCCGCCAACATTGTCATTAAATCATCAGCGTATATTGATGCGTCACTTGCTGGAACAGCCCACTCCACAAAATATAGGTGTACTGTTGGCTCTCTGTACCGGAATGAGAATCGGTGAGGTTTGTGCTTTGAAATGGGAAGATGTGGATTTTGCACAAAAGACAGTCATCGTGCAGCATACTGTAGGCAGAATATATAACTGTGAGTTGAAATCTACAGAAAGGGTTCACTCTTCCCCAAAAACCAAGAATTCTTGTCGTGAGATTCCTATATCCAAACAGCTTTTCCAAGCGTTGAAAATGGTAAGGAAACAATCTCAATCCCCATACGTGGTAGGCACTTCCATACAATCTAAAGAGCCTCGTTCTTATCGTGATTATTTTGGCAGGTTGCTAAAACGATTGGATATTCCCCACTTGGTCTTTCATGGACTTAGGCATACATTTGCGACCCGATGTATTGAAAGCCAGTGTGATTATAAAACTGTCAGTGTCATACTCGGTCACTCAAATGTGGCAACGACACTTAATCTGTACGTTCATCCTAATCTCAATCAAAAGAAACGGTGTATTGACCGTATGAGTAATTTCTTGGGAATAACATGA
- a CDS encoding adenine-specific methyltransferase EcoRI family protein, whose amino-acid sequence MANTNLKEAKAAKNDEFYTQFHDIEIEMNAYLEYDPDVFRGKIVLLPCDDPEWSNFTRYFAAKFDELGLKKLISTSYAPDSKKYKTPYQPSLFEQEAPQFDPSKAQVKGKIFILERDKSGDGRINIDDLEWKYMEGDGDFRSKEVTELRNEADFIITNPPFSLFREFLAWIVEAGKKFAVIGNMNAITYKEVFPLIKDNKVWLGATGNGNDMVFGVPEGAKVDEKDRAKAARLGYVGNYTRLGNSCWFTSIEHGRRHEPLSLMSMADNLRFSKHKELKGKAAYDRYDNYDAIEVPFTDAIPSDYEGVMGVPISFLIKYCPEQFKILGITKTWYGIASKIYPEQIQIDHHGKESKVTKLNDGAVLLHSKVPQNETYYIVDGKYYTQVYARVLIRHIRL is encoded by the coding sequence ATGGCAAATACTAATCTAAAAGAAGCTAAGGCGGCTAAGAATGATGAGTTCTATACGCAATTTCATGACATAGAGATTGAAATGAACGCCTATCTTGAATATGACCCCGATGTGTTTCGAGGAAAGATTGTGCTTCTTCCTTGTGATGATCCAGAATGGAGCAACTTTACCCGATACTTTGCTGCCAAATTCGATGAGTTGGGCTTGAAAAAACTGATTTCTACGAGCTATGCGCCGGATAGCAAAAAATACAAAACGCCTTATCAGCCCTCTTTGTTTGAGCAAGAAGCACCTCAGTTCGACCCGTCCAAGGCACAGGTGAAAGGTAAGATATTCATCTTGGAACGAGACAAAAGTGGGGACGGACGTATCAATATTGATGACCTTGAGTGGAAGTATATGGAAGGTGACGGAGATTTCCGAAGCAAAGAAGTTACCGAGCTTCGCAATGAAGCGGATTTTATCATCACCAATCCGCCATTCTCCCTGTTTCGTGAATTCTTGGCTTGGATTGTGGAAGCCGGGAAGAAATTTGCTGTAATAGGTAATATGAATGCAATCACTTATAAAGAGGTCTTTCCACTGATAAAAGATAACAAAGTTTGGTTAGGTGCTACAGGAAATGGAAATGATATGGTTTTTGGTGTTCCTGAAGGAGCTAAAGTGGATGAGAAAGACAGGGCTAAAGCTGCAAGATTAGGATATGTAGGCAATTATACCAGATTGGGCAATTCATGTTGGTTTACCAGTATTGAACATGGTCGTCGTCACGAGCCATTGTCACTGATGAGCATGGCAGACAACCTCCGCTTTTCCAAACATAAGGAACTGAAAGGCAAAGCTGCCTATGACCGCTACGATAATTATGATGCCATTGAAGTACCTTTTACGGATGCCATTCCGTCAGATTATGAAGGAGTGATGGGAGTTCCTATCTCATTTCTGATTAAATATTGTCCGGAGCAATTTAAAATCTTAGGGATAACTAAAACTTGGTATGGAATAGCTTCTAAGATTTATCCCGAGCAAATTCAAATAGACCACCATGGGAAAGAATCCAAAGTGACGAAACTTAATGATGGAGCGGTATTGCTTCATTCTAAAGTTCCTCAAAATGAGACTTATTATATAGTTGACGGAAAGTATTACACCCAAGTATATGCAAGAGTACTTATCAGACATATCAGATTATAA
- a CDS encoding peptidase U32 family protein, giving the protein MSLSLKDFEIMAPVGSRESLAAAIQAGADSIYFGIENLNMRARSANTFTIDDLREIARTCDEHGMKSYLTVNTIIYDKDIPLMHTIVDAAKEAGISAVIAADVAVMDYARRIGQEVHLSTQLNISNAEALKFYARFADVVVLARELNLEQVAEIYRQIQEEHICGPSGEQLRIEMFCHGALCMAVSGKCYLSLHEMNHSANRGACMQVCRRSYTVRDKETDVELDIDNEYIMSPKDLKTIHFMNKMLDAGVRVFKIEGRARGPEYVRTVVECYKEAIKAYLEDTFTDEKIAAWDERLKTVFNRGFWDGYYLGQRLGEWTRNYGSAATERKIYVGKGIKYFSNIGVSEFLVEAAEVSVGDKLLITGPTTGAVFMTLDEARVDLEPVQTVKKGQHFSMKSDKIRPSDKLYKLVSTEELKKFKGLDIEQKRG; this is encoded by the coding sequence ATGAGTCTTAGTTTGAAAGATTTTGAAATTATGGCTCCTGTAGGTTCGCGCGAATCTCTAGCTGCGGCCATTCAGGCAGGTGCCGATTCTATCTATTTCGGTATAGAAAACTTGAATATGCGTGCCCGTTCGGCTAATACGTTCACGATTGATGACTTGCGGGAAATAGCCCGCACGTGCGATGAGCACGGGATGAAAAGCTACCTGACGGTGAATACTATTATCTATGATAAAGATATTCCTTTAATGCATACGATTGTCGATGCGGCTAAGGAAGCGGGAATTTCGGCTGTGATTGCGGCTGATGTTGCAGTGATGGACTATGCCCGCCGGATAGGGCAGGAGGTGCATCTTTCCACCCAGCTGAATATCTCCAATGCAGAAGCGTTGAAATTCTATGCCCGGTTTGCTGATGTAGTGGTACTGGCCCGTGAATTGAATCTGGAACAGGTAGCGGAGATTTACCGGCAGATACAGGAAGAACATATCTGCGGTCCGAGTGGCGAACAGCTTCGTATTGAAATGTTCTGTCATGGTGCGCTCTGTATGGCTGTTTCGGGTAAATGCTATCTTTCTTTGCATGAGATGAACCATTCTGCCAACCGGGGTGCTTGTATGCAGGTGTGTCGTCGTTCTTATACCGTTCGTGATAAGGAAACGGATGTGGAATTGGATATTGATAACGAATATATCATGTCGCCGAAAGACCTGAAAACTATTCATTTTATGAATAAGATGTTGGATGCAGGTGTGCGTGTGTTCAAGATTGAAGGTCGTGCCCGTGGACCTGAGTATGTGCGCACAGTGGTGGAATGCTACAAAGAAGCTATCAAAGCCTATCTGGAAGATACCTTTACTGATGAAAAGATTGCAGCATGGGATGAACGCCTGAAGACCGTTTTCAACCGTGGTTTCTGGGACGGCTACTATCTCGGACAGCGTTTGGGAGAATGGACCCGCAATTATGGATCGGCGGCAACGGAACGTAAGATTTACGTGGGAAAAGGGATCAAATACTTTTCTAACATCGGAGTCTCCGAGTTTTTGGTTGAAGCTGCCGAGGTTAGCGTAGGCGACAAACTGTTGATTACAGGACCGACTACCGGCGCTGTTTTTATGACATTGGATGAAGCGCGTGTTGATCTGGAACCGGTGCAGACCGTAAAGAAAGGGCAGCATTTCTCTATGAAGTCGGATAAGATACGTCCGAGTGACAAACTGTATAAACTGGTATCTACCGAAGAACTGAAAAAGTTTAAAGGGCTGGATATCGAACAGAAAAGAGGCTAG
- a CDS encoding acyl-CoA thioesterase produces the protein MNYIYELEMKVRDYECDLQGIVNNANYQHYLEHTRHEFLTSVGVSFAALHEQGVDPVVARINMAFKTPLKSGDEFVSKLYMKKEGIKYVFYQDIFRKSDNKVVVKSTVETVCVVNGRLSDSELFDNVFAPYLK, from the coding sequence ATGAACTATATCTATGAATTGGAAATGAAGGTGCGTGATTATGAATGCGACCTTCAAGGTATTGTCAATAATGCCAACTATCAGCATTATCTGGAACATACCCGGCATGAATTTCTGACCTCGGTCGGCGTTAGCTTTGCAGCGCTTCATGAGCAGGGAGTCGATCCCGTAGTAGCACGCATCAATATGGCTTTCAAAACTCCGTTGAAGAGTGGAGATGAATTTGTATCCAAGCTATATATGAAGAAAGAAGGCATTAAGTATGTGTTTTATCAGGATATTTTCCGGAAAAGTGATAATAAAGTAGTAGTGAAATCCACTGTTGAAACGGTATGTGTAGTAAATGGACGTTTGAGTGACAGCGAATTGTTTGATAACGTCTTTGCACCTTACCTGAAATGA
- a CDS encoding BRO-N domain-containing protein, with the protein MTQHNAIKLFETKKVRTIWDDKEEKWYFSIVDVVAVLTDSPNPRKYWSVLKTRLKKEGSELTTNCSQLKMRSADGKMYLTDVADTQQLLRLIQSIPSPKAEPFKQWMAQVATERLNQMQDPELSINQALVDYKRLGYSDNWINQRLKSIEIRKDLTDEWKRHGLQEGVQFATLTDIIYQTWSDMTAKEYKQFKGLKKENLRDNMTNKELVLNMLAELSTKEISESKNPETFREHMDVAEAGGEIARNARMELEAKTGKAVISPLNAKTGIALNSSPEEEDTKE; encoded by the coding sequence ATGACTCAGCATAATGCCATCAAGCTTTTTGAAACCAAGAAAGTGCGTACCATTTGGGATGACAAAGAAGAAAAATGGTACTTTTCCATAGTGGATGTGGTGGCTGTCCTAACCGATAGCCCTAATCCTCGTAAGTATTGGAGTGTCTTGAAAACACGTTTAAAAAAAGAAGGGAGTGAGTTGACTACAAATTGTAGTCAACTGAAAATGAGATCGGCTGATGGAAAGATGTATTTAACCGATGTCGCAGATACTCAGCAGCTTCTCCGTTTGATTCAGTCTATTCCATCGCCCAAAGCAGAACCGTTCAAGCAATGGATGGCACAAGTGGCGACTGAACGTCTTAACCAAATGCAAGACCCCGAACTCTCTATCAATCAAGCACTGGTGGACTATAAGCGGTTGGGGTATTCGGATAATTGGATTAATCAGCGTCTCAAATCCATAGAGATTCGTAAAGACCTCACGGATGAATGGAAGCGGCACGGATTGCAAGAGGGGGTGCAGTTTGCTACGCTGACCGATATTATTTATCAGACTTGGAGTGACATGACCGCCAAGGAATATAAGCAGTTCAAAGGTCTGAAAAAAGAGAACTTACGTGACAATATGACCAATAAGGAATTGGTACTAAATATGTTGGCGGAACTTTCCACCAAAGAAATATCTGAAAGTAAAAATCCGGAGACATTTCGGGAACACATGGATGTGGCGGAAGCCGGTGGTGAGATTGCCCGCAATGCCCGTATGGAGTTGGAAGCCAAGACGGGCAAGGCTGTCATCAGTCCGCTGAACGCCAAGACAGGTATTGCGCTCAATTCATCTCCGGAAGAAGAAGACACAAAAGAATAA